In one Meles meles chromosome 17, mMelMel3.1 paternal haplotype, whole genome shotgun sequence genomic region, the following are encoded:
- the GPR37L1 gene encoding G-protein coupled receptor 37-like 1: MRRLGSLAISLTVVLAAGLIRVSGGAEAQEPQSRSKRGTEDDEAKGVQQYVPEEWAEYPRPMHPAGLQPTKPLVATSPDPDKDGGTAGSGQEPRTNLTGMPGQRLQIQNPLYPVTESSYGAYAIMLLALVVFAVGIVGNLSVMCVVWHSYYLKSAWNSILASLALWDFLVLFFCLPVVIFNELTKQRLLGDASCRAVPFMEVTSLGVTTFSLCALGIDRFHVATSTLPKVRPIERCQSILAKLAVIWVGSMILAVPELLLWQLSQEPSPTAGTLDSCIMKPSASLPESLYSLVMTYQNARMWWYFGCYFCLPILFTVTCQLVTWRVRGPPGRKPECRAGKHEQCESQLSSTLVGLTVVYALCTLPENVCNIVVAYLSTELTRQTLDLLGLINQFSTFFKGAITPVLLLCLCRPLGRAFLGCCCCCCGQCGGPEASAAGGSDSKLKTEMPSSIYFHKPRESPPLLPLGTPC; the protein is encoded by the exons ATGCGGCGGCTGGGGTCGCTGGCCATCTCTCTCACCGTGGTACTGGCCGCGGGGCTGATCAGGGTCTCCGGGGGTGCCGAGGCCCAGGAGCCGCAGAGCCGGTCCAAGAGAGGCACAGAGGACGATGAGGCCAAAGGGGTACAGCAATATGTGCCCGAGGAGTGGGCTGAGTACCCCCGGCCCATGCACCCCGCTGGCCTGCAGCCCACCAAGCCCTTGGTGGCCACCAGCCCCGACCCAGACAAGGATGGGGGCACGGCAGGCAGCGGCCAGGAGCCTCGGACCAATCTGACAGGGATGCCGGGCCAGAGGCTGCAGATTCAGAACCCCCTGTACCCGGTAACCGAGAGCTCCTACGGGGCGTACGCCATCATGCTCCTGGCCCTGGTGGTGTTCGCCGTGGGCATCGTGGGAAACCTGTCGGTCATGTGCGTCGTGTGGCACAGCTACTACCTGAAGAGTGCGTGGAACTCCATCCTGGCCAGCCTGGCCCTCTGGGATTTTCTGGtcctctttttctgcctcccTGTGGTCATCTTCAATGAGCTCACCAAGCAGAGGTTGCTGGGCGACGCCTCTTGCCGGGCCGTGCCCTTCATGGAG GTGACCTCACTGGGAGTCACCACCTTCAGCCTCTGCGCCCTGGGCATCGACCGCTTCCACGTGGCCACCAGCACCCTGCCCAAGGTGAGGCCCATCGAGCGGTGCCAGTCCATCCTGGCCAAGCTGGCCGTCATCTGGGTGGGCTCCATGATCCTGGCAGTGCCCGAGCTCCTGCTGTGGCAGCTGTCACAGGAGCCCTCCCCCACCGCGGGCACGCTGGACTCGTGCATCATGAAGCCGTCGGCCAGCCTGCCCGAGTCGCTCTACTCGCTGGTGATGACCTACCAGAACGCCCGCATGTGGTGGTACTTCGGCTGCTACTTCTGCCTGCCCATCCTCTTCACCGTCACCTGCCAGCTGGTGACGTGGCGGGTGCGGGGCCCGCCGGGGAGGAAGCCCGAGTGCCGGGCCGGCAAGCACGAGCAGTGCGAGAGCCAGCTCAGCAGTACCTTGGTGGGCCTGACGGTAGTCTACGCCCTCTGCACGCTCCCCGAGAACGTCTGCAACATCGTGGTGGCCTACCTGTCCACGGAGCTGACGCGCCAGACCCTGGACCTCCTGGGCCTCATCAACCAGTTCTCCACCTTCTTCAAGGGAGCCATCACGCCCGTGCTCCTGCTGTGCCTCTGCAGGCCGCTGGGCCGGGCCTTcctgggctgctgctgctgctgctgcgggcAGTGCGGCGGCCCGGAGGCCTCGGCCGCCGGCGGCTCGGACAGCAAGCTCAAGACCGAGATGCCCTCCTCCATCTACTTCCACAAGCCCAGGGAGTCGCCCCCGCTCCTGCCCCTGGGCACGCCTTGCTGA